In Desulfuromonas acetoxidans DSM 684, a genomic segment contains:
- a CDS encoding VanZ family protein yields MTTLINIVKTYWISLTLLVLTAITLLSLWPLDSLPAVPGTDKTHHFIAYACLMLPTALRKPTYWRAYGVFFIAYSGAIELIQPYVNRYGEWMDLFANSTGVLCGVLIAELITFITSAQSAE; encoded by the coding sequence ATGACGACACTCATAAATATCGTTAAAACATATTGGATCAGCTTAACTCTGTTGGTTTTGACCGCAATTACCCTTCTTTCACTTTGGCCGTTAGACAGTTTACCAGCCGTACCCGGCACAGATAAAACGCATCACTTTATTGCTTATGCTTGCCTCATGTTGCCCACAGCACTTCGCAAACCAACGTACTGGAGAGCCTACGGGGTCTTTTTCATTGCTTATAGCGGAGCAATTGAACTGATTCAGCCATATGTAAATCGCTATGGTGAATGGATGGACCTATTCGCCAATAGTACAGGTGTGCTATGTGGAGTTCTTATTGCGGAACTGATAACGTTCATAACATCTGCTCAATCGGCAGAGTAA
- a CDS encoding TIGR04282 family arsenosugar biosynthesis glycosyltransferase produces the protein MTIRRNAILLFSKPPVPGLVKTRLSTIKDGWYTPEIAASLYKCMLLDLLEITCDALADLEAKQAAKRRPGDLEDIYDIFISTTPAENIAVMEQVLADAGPWPREFTVISDSGASFDEHYNHAFEQVFERGCTTILSYGADMPTLEKFVVIEGFEKLQRLCDLEGGGIVLSPDQQMGVSLVGWTKDTRIDHSGVFYNPDGLTVLPAYIQKAAANEIPALYLPAVPDVDTMLDLLHALTLMEAMEYCARFESITVPSRTLAAVRELGLEVIVPPNELRDSREGIDD, from the coding sequence ATGACCATACGACGCAACGCCATTCTCTTGTTCAGCAAACCGCCCGTGCCCGGCCTCGTGAAAACCCGGTTAAGCACCATCAAGGACGGGTGGTACACCCCGGAGATCGCCGCCTCACTCTACAAGTGCATGCTTCTTGACCTGCTGGAGATCACCTGCGACGCGCTTGCCGACCTCGAAGCGAAGCAAGCCGCTAAGAGACGGCCCGGCGATCTGGAAGATATTTACGATATCTTTATTTCGACAACCCCCGCAGAGAATATCGCTGTTATGGAGCAGGTTCTTGCGGATGCCGGACCATGGCCGAGGGAATTTACGGTCATCAGCGATAGTGGCGCGAGCTTTGACGAACACTACAACCACGCCTTTGAGCAAGTCTTTGAGCGCGGATGTACCACGATCCTGTCGTATGGCGCTGATATGCCCACTCTGGAGAAATTCGTCGTCATCGAAGGCTTTGAGAAACTGCAACGGCTGTGCGACCTCGAGGGGGGCGGCATCGTGCTCTCTCCAGATCAGCAGATGGGTGTCTCACTGGTTGGCTGGACCAAGGATACCCGCATCGATCACAGCGGTGTCTTCTACAATCCGGACGGCCTGACTGTGCTTCCCGCCTACATTCAGAAGGCGGCAGCAAATGAGATCCCCGCGCTCTATCTGCCCGCCGTGCCCGATGTGGACACGATGCTCGACCTGCTGCACGCCTTGACCCTGATGGAAGCCATGGAGTATTGCGCCCGCTTCGAGAGCATTACAGTTCCCTCGCGCACGCTCGCTGCGGTGCGGGAACTCGGACTCGAGGTCATCGTGCCGCCAAATGAGCTGCGGGACTCGCGCGAAGGGATCGACGACTGA
- a CDS encoding TetR/AcrR family transcriptional regulator encodes MNYLKLRQNENTSVRKQRPVPVAKSRTINPEAKRKKILRTAHKLFVSRGYYRVTIPMIVAASGVSTGAIYNQFGSKENIARTLYEELSIRFMVSFQKRLAQHTTTYGKLRAFTELVFDLTESDPAMIEYLMFMRHSEFVDDMSPLLSEPFEIVRNIVKEGIAANDIKSGDYFACSVTYTGAILRPVMLHLESVLPKPLKEYTEEFINNAWDAIKA; translated from the coding sequence ATGAATTATCTGAAATTACGACAAAACGAAAACACTTCAGTAAGAAAACAGCGCCCTGTACCAGTTGCCAAGAGCCGCACTATCAACCCGGAAGCCAAACGAAAGAAAATCCTTCGAACCGCCCACAAACTCTTTGTCAGCAGGGGCTATTACCGGGTGACTATCCCCATGATCGTCGCAGCTTCCGGCGTCAGTACCGGTGCTATTTACAATCAGTTCGGCAGCAAGGAGAATATTGCTCGCACTTTGTACGAAGAGTTGAGTATCCGTTTCATGGTCAGCTTTCAAAAACGCCTTGCACAGCACACCACCACCTACGGAAAATTGCGGGCGTTTACCGAGTTGGTTTTCGATTTGACGGAATCCGACCCTGCGATGATCGAGTATCTGATGTTCATGCGCCATTCCGAGTTTGTAGACGATATGTCTCCGCTGTTGAGTGAGCCGTTTGAAATCGTGCGAAATATTGTTAAAGAAGGAATTGCTGCCAACGATATCAAATCGGGGGATTATTTTGCGTGTTCGGTAACGTACACTGGGGCGATTCTGCGCCCGGTGATGCTCCACCTGGAATCAGTGCTGCCAAAACCGCTCAAAGAGTACACAGAAGAGTTTATCAACAACGCCTGGGATGCTATCAAGGCCTGA
- a CDS encoding sensor domain-containing diguanylate cyclase — MFNSVIAHERLYGWSALLGVVLFGRALFHLYWKKYRSGAAKQLDWLFWFRLGAIITGVLWGVGGVVLTPQESLSHKIYISFAVGGLSAGAAITMAVDRVCVNSYLFSVLVPHIVFLLTVGDKMSLGMATMMTLFLLFLLPSAKQLRLQFEENCNLRHQAIESALRFRQMLESSPIAARIADAETNQVLFANSSYMTLIDTTPDQILSIVTTAYYPNTDVYADMMRKLCHGKQVTNELVELCSPDGNSWVKWVLASYIAVEYENKSAVLGWFYDITDRKIMEEEVEKMAYYDVLTGLPNRSLFFDRLKQALIKADREKRLVGLLFLDLDKFKPVNDQYGHHVGDVLLKAVSERICGCLRRKTDSVARIGGDEFVILLPTLATIEDGVKIGEKIREELNQPFVVDGKTLDVSSSIGMSVYPTHADDEHDLIKTADIAMYYAKADGRNRINVYYEAMVR, encoded by the coding sequence GTGTTCAATTCTGTTATTGCCCACGAACGCCTGTATGGATGGTCAGCGTTACTGGGAGTCGTGTTGTTCGGGCGAGCCCTGTTTCACCTTTACTGGAAAAAATACCGTAGTGGCGCTGCCAAACAACTTGACTGGCTGTTTTGGTTTCGTCTTGGTGCGATTATCACCGGTGTTCTTTGGGGGGTCGGCGGGGTCGTGTTGACACCACAGGAAAGCCTCAGTCACAAAATTTATATCTCGTTTGCCGTTGGTGGTTTGAGTGCCGGGGCAGCGATCACAATGGCTGTTGATCGTGTGTGTGTGAATAGCTATCTATTCTCTGTGTTAGTTCCCCATATCGTCTTTCTTCTCACTGTTGGCGACAAGATGTCTCTTGGTATGGCCACGATGATGACCCTGTTTCTGCTGTTTTTGTTACCCAGTGCAAAACAACTACGTTTGCAGTTTGAAGAGAATTGCAACCTGAGGCATCAGGCGATTGAAAGTGCATTGAGGTTTCGGCAAATGCTCGAAAGCAGTCCGATTGCTGCACGCATTGCCGATGCTGAAACCAACCAGGTTCTTTTTGCCAACAGCAGTTATATGACCTTGATCGATACAACTCCCGACCAGATTCTGAGTATTGTGACAACAGCCTACTATCCAAACACCGATGTTTATGCAGACATGATGCGCAAACTTTGTCATGGCAAGCAGGTCACCAATGAACTGGTTGAATTGTGCTCGCCGGATGGTAACAGCTGGGTTAAGTGGGTTCTCGCATCTTATATCGCCGTTGAATATGAAAACAAATCTGCTGTGCTCGGGTGGTTCTACGATATTACAGATCGGAAAATCATGGAAGAAGAGGTCGAAAAGATGGCCTACTATGATGTTTTGACCGGCCTGCCCAACCGTAGCCTGTTTTTCGACCGTTTGAAGCAGGCGCTGATCAAAGCTGATCGGGAAAAAAGGCTTGTTGGACTGCTCTTTTTGGATCTCGACAAATTCAAACCCGTCAACGACCAATATGGACACCATGTTGGTGATGTGCTGCTCAAAGCCGTTTCAGAGCGAATCTGTGGCTGCTTGCGGCGAAAAACCGACTCCGTTGCCCGAATTGGTGGCGATGAATTTGTCATCTTGTTGCCAACTCTGGCAACCATCGAAGATGGTGTGAAAATCGGCGAAAAAATTAGAGAAGAGTTGAATCAGCCCTTTGTCGTGGATGGCAAAACCCTCGATGTTTCTTCAAGTATCGGCATGTCTGTTTACCCAACTCACGCCGATGATGAACACGACCTGATCAAGACGGCAGATATTGCCATGTACTACGCCAAGGCCGATGGACGAAATCGCATTAATGTCTATTATGAGGCCATGGTCAGATGA
- a CDS encoding OprD family outer membrane porin encodes MRKMVVCLLLLCLSTPAMAADNLKEMFANGTFKGEIQLLQFTRHFDRTTTDRQDRALGGSFYYRTDSFKGINLGVAFASTNNLDSDDDKGTYGLLAAGHDSVTRLQEYYVQFHYFDTTVKVGAQEVYTPFLFPHPFRMMPRSFRGVSAVNQSFDNLKLMAFYLKSAVDWDDETFGDISKAINPQIDSEDVYIIGASYNVPVEGMKVNVQGWGFSMTDVFNQTYFSAAASKKMDNNMVLHGGAKFFTQNSQGDERNGDLDTYQYGVNAGLAAFGFDLTAFYSKTGDDGIVDRWGYNKAIIQQVWHTGILADEDAYAAKLSYDFADVGAKGLSAYVFHTEYDTHDSNLNDKAETDLSVQYAFSGDYKGLGLRARYAMINTKGGGEDFTDTRFYITYKF; translated from the coding sequence ATGAGAAAAATGGTTGTTTGTCTATTGCTGCTCTGCCTGTCCACACCGGCCATGGCTGCAGACAATCTAAAGGAGATGTTTGCCAACGGTACATTTAAGGGAGAAATTCAACTGTTGCAATTTACCAGGCATTTCGATCGGACTACGACTGATCGTCAGGACCGCGCCCTAGGGGGATCTTTCTATTATAGAACAGATAGCTTCAAGGGAATCAACCTGGGAGTTGCTTTTGCCAGTACAAACAACCTTGATAGTGACGATGATAAGGGGACCTATGGCTTGCTTGCTGCTGGACACGATAGTGTAACGCGCCTGCAAGAATACTATGTTCAGTTTCATTATTTCGATACAACCGTCAAGGTGGGTGCTCAGGAAGTATATACTCCGTTCCTGTTCCCTCATCCGTTCCGCATGATGCCCAGATCGTTCCGTGGGGTTTCAGCGGTTAACCAAAGTTTTGACAATCTGAAACTGATGGCTTTCTACCTGAAATCAGCCGTTGATTGGGACGATGAAACCTTTGGTGATATTTCAAAAGCGATCAATCCGCAAATCGATTCTGAAGACGTGTATATCATCGGCGCCAGCTACAACGTTCCGGTTGAGGGCATGAAGGTTAATGTTCAAGGCTGGGGATTCTCCATGACTGACGTCTTCAACCAGACCTATTTCTCCGCTGCCGCCAGTAAAAAGATGGATAACAACATGGTGCTGCACGGTGGAGCCAAATTCTTCACCCAGAACTCTCAAGGTGATGAACGCAATGGTGATCTCGATACCTACCAGTATGGTGTGAACGCTGGGCTTGCTGCATTCGGATTCGACCTGACTGCGTTCTATTCAAAAACAGGTGACGATGGAATCGTTGACCGTTGGGGTTACAACAAAGCGATCATTCAGCAGGTTTGGCACACAGGTATTCTGGCTGACGAAGACGCTTATGCCGCCAAGCTGTCCTACGACTTTGCTGACGTCGGAGCTAAAGGCCTCAGCGCGTATGTGTTCCATACGGAATACGACACGCACGATTCAAACCTCAATGATAAGGCCGAGACCGATTTGAGCGTTCAGTATGCCTTTTCCGGTGACTATAAAGGCCTTGGCCTGCGTGCACGCTACGCCATGATCAACACCAAAGGCGGTGGTGAAGATTTTACCGACACACGTTTTTACATTACCTATAAATTCTAA
- the tnpA gene encoding IS200/IS605 family transposase — MEVRIASHCAYRLQYHVVWVCKYRRRILKPGVCKYLEKVLTGLLRQMPGVEIETIGFDEDHLHMVMIIPPKYSISDVMGKLKGQSSSRMRKKFKWLSKVYWLENVTWSPGYFVSSVGVDEETIKRYVEYQGRQDSGQHREVL, encoded by the coding sequence ATGGAAGTCCGTATCGCTTCACATTGTGCCTATCGTTTGCAATACCATGTTGTATGGGTATGCAAATACCGCCGGAGGATCCTGAAGCCTGGTGTCTGTAAGTACCTTGAAAAGGTGCTTACGGGCTTGTTACGTCAGATGCCCGGCGTAGAAATAGAGACGATTGGCTTTGATGAGGATCACCTGCACATGGTCATGATTATCCCACCGAAATATTCAATTTCAGATGTCATGGGAAAATTGAAGGGCCAATCGTCGTCGAGAATGCGGAAGAAGTTCAAATGGTTATCAAAAGTCTATTGGTTGGAAAACGTCACGTGGTCGCCGGGCTACTTTGTTAGTAGTGTCGGAGTTGATGAAGAAACTATCAAAAGATACGTAGAGTACCAAGGACGCCAGGATTCAGGTCAGCACCGTGAGGTGCTGTGA
- a CDS encoding alginate export family protein produces the protein MIRRSSIVTLIVCATLCFSSAALAASTFSGYVDLRYRYEYQHHFNLKAYGEQPAKGESCDGFWLQRLRIGGSWRANDWLTVAVGMQDSRVFDSDLDADSYFYNKRLDHQKNPYEDQWELYQTYLELKPFQEHDLTLRIGRQSICYGDNRIFGPGNWGNSGSYHWDAAKLSWHSGDHFIDLLWGAHIIHEPEQFSLRHRHENYGGGFYSHAQISDDWAIEPFYVIKYDEHGSFSAESGTDDLVCHSLGSRVTGLIGPMILDATLVGQWGHFGEDDLRAWGAHFGLGHCFKHVPWQPTIKVDYCYASGDRDPDDGTRQTFLGVFGARDSMYGRINLFSWSNLHEVQATVMAKPRKHLKLTMELHRFWLAAKQDGWSLSSKTYRDKTGKSGSHVGDELDLIVQWQLPALRPVKGEKISIRAGYSRFWPGEFAKNVADNVAADWVFAQIQYSYRF, from the coding sequence ATGATCCGCCGATCTTCTATTGTTACTCTGATCGTATGTGCCACCCTGTGTTTTAGCTCGGCGGCCTTGGCAGCATCCACCTTTTCCGGTTATGTCGATCTGCGCTACCGTTATGAATATCAGCACCATTTCAACCTTAAGGCGTATGGGGAACAGCCCGCCAAAGGGGAAAGCTGTGATGGATTCTGGCTGCAGCGCCTGCGCATCGGCGGTAGCTGGCGTGCCAACGACTGGCTGACCGTTGCCGTCGGCATGCAGGATTCACGCGTGTTTGACAGTGATCTTGATGCCGATTCCTATTTTTATAACAAGCGCCTTGATCACCAGAAAAACCCCTATGAAGACCAGTGGGAACTCTATCAGACGTATTTGGAGCTTAAGCCGTTCCAAGAGCACGATCTGACGTTACGCATTGGCCGTCAATCCATCTGCTACGGTGACAACCGCATCTTTGGTCCCGGTAACTGGGGTAACAGCGGTAGCTACCACTGGGATGCCGCTAAACTGTCGTGGCATTCGGGGGATCATTTTATTGATCTGCTGTGGGGCGCGCACATTATCCACGAGCCGGAACAATTTTCTCTGCGTCATCGCCATGAAAACTACGGTGGTGGTTTTTACAGCCATGCTCAAATCAGTGACGATTGGGCGATTGAGCCCTTTTATGTGATCAAATACGATGAACATGGTTCGTTCAGTGCTGAAAGTGGTACGGATGATCTGGTGTGTCACAGCTTGGGCAGCCGTGTTACCGGTCTGATCGGTCCTATGATTCTGGATGCAACTCTGGTTGGCCAGTGGGGGCATTTCGGTGAGGACGATTTACGCGCCTGGGGTGCTCATTTCGGTCTCGGACACTGTTTCAAGCACGTACCTTGGCAGCCTACCATCAAAGTTGATTACTGTTATGCCTCCGGGGATCGCGATCCTGATGACGGCACCCGTCAGACATTTCTCGGCGTATTCGGGGCACGTGACAGCATGTACGGTCGTATCAACCTGTTCTCTTGGAGTAACTTGCATGAAGTCCAGGCCACGGTGATGGCCAAACCACGCAAACATCTCAAGCTGACCATGGAACTGCATCGTTTCTGGTTGGCGGCCAAGCAGGACGGCTGGTCCCTTAGTAGTAAAACCTACCGCGACAAGACTGGAAAGAGCGGCTCCCATGTCGGTGATGAGCTCGATCTGATCGTTCAATGGCAGCTGCCGGCTTTGCGCCCGGTCAAAGGGGAGAAAATTTCTATTCGAGCCGGCTACAGCCGTTTCTGGCCGGGAGAGTTTGCAAAAAACGTTGCTGACAATGTCGCCGCTGATTGGGTGTTCGCTCAGATTCAATACAGTTATCGATTCTAG